The following DNA comes from Novosphingobium sp. PP1Y.
GCTACGGGGCATTCCGTCCCGGTCATCCACCTCGATCAGGTTCCGGCCCGGCGCGGCTGCGCATTTCAAGATGGGAGCATGCATGGTTTCGCAATACCCGACGGTCCTTGTCACCGGCGCGGCCGGCTTCATCGGTGCCGCGGTGGCAGAAGCATTGATGGCGCGCGGGCAGCCGGTAATCGGCATCGATTCGATGAACGACTACTATCAGGTCTCCCTGAAAGAGGCCCGCCGCGATCGTCTTGTCGCGCGGTTCGGCAATCTCTTCACGTTCCACACTCTCGACTTTGCCGACATGGAGGCCACGCAGGCCGCGCTCGCGCCACATGATTTCGGCCTGATCGTGCATCTGGGCGCGCAGGCGGGCGTGCGTTACTCGCTGGAAAACCCGCAGGCTTATGTCGCCTCGAACCTGGCGGGCCACGTCAATATGCTTGAGATCGCCCGCGCCCGGCAGGTCGGGCACATGGTCTATGCCAGCTCCAGTTCGGTCTATGGCGGCAATGAAAAGCTGCCCTTCGCGGTGGAGGACCGCGCGGATCACCCGGTATCGCTCTACGCCGCGACCAAGAAGGCGGACGAACTGATGAGCGAGACTTACGCTCACCTGTTCCGCATTCCGTTGACCGGCCTGCGCTTCTTCACGGTCTATGGTCCCTGGGGCCGTCCCGACATGGCCATGTGGAAGTTCACCGAGCGCATGCTCTCCGGCCGCCCGATCGACGTTTACAACCACGGCGAGATGCAGCGCGACTTCACGTATATCGACGATATCGTCGGCGGCGTCCTGGCCTGCCTCGACCGTCCGCCAGTGGACGACGGCCGGGAAAAGGCTGGCGGCAGCGTCAAGCCGCACGCCCTCTACAACATCGGCAACAACCGCAGCGAACGCCTGATGCGCCTCATCGAAGTGCTGGAAGATGCCTGCGGCGTGAAGGCCGAACTCAACCTGCTGCCGATGCAGCCGGGTGACGTCCCGGCCACTTACGCCAACATCGACGCGCTGACCCGCGACACCGGGTACGCGCCGACAACGCCGATCGAGATCGGCGTGCCGCGCTTCGTGGAATGGTACCGGGGGTATCTGGACGTCTGACTGCAGATCGATGAAGCGAGGGCTGACGTCCCGGGCGGGTAGCCACCCGGGGCCGATCAGTCAGGCTATGGCGCAGTTGAAGTGCGCGACGATCTTGCGATCCAGCGGCTCCTTGAACCGCAGGAGCAGCTGGCGGGCGGTCTTGCGGATGGCGGTGGCGGGGAAGGGGCCGATGGCGCCGATCCACAGGGTACACTCCCCGTCGTCAAGGGCGGCGGGAGCTTCGATTTCGAGGTCGCAGCCCGAATCGGCGAGGCTGGAGATCCGCACGCTTGCGCACGCGCCCGAGTGAACGCATTCGCCGTAAACAACCGTATTCATTGCCTGCACTCTGCCCGCCTGCCGGGCCCTCTCGTTTCGTGGCGGTTTCGGGCCGGGCGCCAGGGCCTGCCCGATTCCCGTCATCCATGTTGCGAGAGGATAATCGCTCTTGAGGTCAATTCGGTTTCACTCGTGTGTCGAAATCGTGATGGGCAACGCGGCGCGAGCGGCAGGCTGAAGGCAGGGCCTGCCGCTGCACGGTGACTGGCGGTCAGGCGGCCTCGTCGACCTTGTCGCCGTTCGTGCCATTGCCGTCTGCCTGCCCGAAGAGGGCGGCCACGAAGTCCTCGCGCCAGCGCAGGACGTCTTCGTCGCGAACCGAGGCGAGCAGCTTGGCATGGCGCTGCTTGCGTTCGCTCAGCGGCATGTCGAGCGCGCGCTTGATCGCCTCGCTGACGTGCTCGATCGAGTGCGGATTGACGAGCAGGGCCTCGGTCAGCTGCTGGGCGGCGCCGGCGAACTGCGAGAGGATCAGGACTCCGGGATCTTCCGGGTCCTGCGCGGCAACGTATTCCTTGGCGACCAGGTTCATGCCGTCGCGCAGGGGCGTGACGAGTCCGATGTCAGCGGCGCGGTAGAACCCGGCCAGGTGGCTGCGCGGATAGCCGCGGTTCACGTAGCGGATCGGTACGAAGGCGACATCGGCGTGGGCGCCGTTGATATGGCCGGTCTTGCGTTCCAGGTCCTCGCGGATCTGCTGGTAGCTGGCGACGTCTCCGCGCGAAGGCGGGGCGATCTGCAACAGCACGACATTGCCGGCCTGGTCCGGGTTGTCGGTCAGGAAGCGGCCGAAGCTCTCGAATCTCTCGCCCAGCCCTTTCGAATAGTCGAGCCGGTCCACGCCGATCATCAGCTTGCGGCCGCGAATGCTGGCCTTGAGTCGCTCGTAGGCCTCCTGCGCTTCGGCGCTGCGGGCCCCTTCGACGAATTCGTCGTAGTCGACGCCGATCGGGAACGCCTTGGCCATGATCTTGCGGCCCTGATACTCGACCGTGCCATCGTCGGTGATCGGCAGGCCCATTTCCTTGCTGACGTAATGCATGAAGCTTTCCAGCCACTCCTGGGTCTGGAAGCCGATCACGTCGTATTCGAGCATCGAGGCGACCAGCCGCTCGTGGAAGGGCAGCGAAACCAGCAGGCGCGTGGGCGGCCAGGGCGTGTGCAGGAAAATGCCCATGCGGTTGTTGATGCCCTTGCGCCGCAGCATCGAACCGAGCGGGAGCAGGTGATAGTCGTGCACCCATACGAGGTCGTCGGGTTCGATCAGGGGAATCAC
Coding sequences within:
- a CDS encoding SDR family NAD(P)-dependent oxidoreductase is translated as MVSQYPTVLVTGAAGFIGAAVAEALMARGQPVIGIDSMNDYYQVSLKEARRDRLVARFGNLFTFHTLDFADMEATQAALAPHDFGLIVHLGAQAGVRYSLENPQAYVASNLAGHVNMLEIARARQVGHMVYASSSSVYGGNEKLPFAVEDRADHPVSLYAATKKADELMSETYAHLFRIPLTGLRFFTVYGPWGRPDMAMWKFTERMLSGRPIDVYNHGEMQRDFTYIDDIVGGVLACLDRPPVDDGREKAGGSVKPHALYNIGNNRSERLMRLIEVLEDACGVKAELNLLPMQPGDVPATYANIDALTRDTGYAPTTPIEIGVPRFVEWYRGYLDV
- the otsA gene encoding alpha,alpha-trehalose-phosphate synthase (UDP-forming); protein product: MSRLIVVSNRVSVPKAAGAAGAQGGLAVALNSALREHRGIWFGWSGQETEEFTGHLNMQRINDVTTATIDLEPQDIDEYYNGYANRTLWPLFHYRIDLTEYDRSFGEGYERVNARFATSVIPLIEPDDLVWVHDYHLLPLGSMLRRKGINNRMGIFLHTPWPPTRLLVSLPFHERLVASMLEYDVIGFQTQEWLESFMHYVSKEMGLPITDDGTVEYQGRKIMAKAFPIGVDYDEFVEGARSAEAQEAYERLKASIRGRKLMIGVDRLDYSKGLGERFESFGRFLTDNPDQAGNVVLLQIAPPSRGDVASYQQIREDLERKTGHINGAHADVAFVPIRYVNRGYPRSHLAGFYRAADIGLVTPLRDGMNLVAKEYVAAQDPEDPGVLILSQFAGAAQQLTEALLVNPHSIEHVSEAIKRALDMPLSERKQRHAKLLASVRDEDVLRWREDFVAALFGQADGNGTNGDKVDEAA